The following DNA comes from Streptomyces spinoverrucosus.
CGCCTGACCCGCGGCCACCGTCACGTGCCCTGCTCCCGTGCTCCCGCAGGCTGGGTGGGGCAGCGCAGTCGCCGGACCTGTTCAGCCGGCGACCGCTGCCGTTGCGGGTGGGTCACAGCCGCGCCGGCGCGTGTGCGGGTTGCGCGGGCGGGCCGGGGGGCGTGGTGGGAGTGTCCACCTCGTCAATGAGCGTGCTCTCGTCGAACGGCAGCTTGCCGTCCAGGACGGCACGGACCTGCTGGTAGTCGACTTCCTTGGTCCAGTGCCCGATGAGCAGAGTGGCCACGGCATTGCCGGCGAAATTGGTGAGCCCACGGGCTTCGGACATGAAGCGGTCGATACCCACGATCAGGCCCACCCCGTCGACGAGGTCCGGTCGGTGCGCCTGGAGACCGCTGGCCAGCGTGGCCAGGCCGGAGCCGGTGACGCCGGCGGCTCCCTTGGAGGCCACGATCATGAAAATGAGCAGGGAGATCTGCTGCCCCAGGCCCAGCGGGCGGCCCGTCGCCTCGGCGACGAAGAGCGACGAGAGGGTCAGATAGATCGCGGTGCCGTCGAGGTTGAAGGAGTAGCCGGTCGGCACGGTGATACCGACGACGGGGCGACTGACACCCAGGTGCTCCATCTTGGCGATGAGGCGCGGCAGTGCCGTCTCCGAGTTGGAGGTCGACATGATCAGGAGGAACTCCCTGCCCAGGTACCCGAGGAGGGCGAAGATGCTCAGGCCGGTGACCACGCGGAGCAGGGTCCCCAGCAGCACGATGATGAAGACCGCGCACGTTGCGTAGAAGCTGAGGATGACCAGGGCCAGGCTCTTGAGGGCGGCCAGGCCGGTGGCCCCTACGACGGCGGCCATGGCGCCGAAGACGCCCACCGGCGCCACCCACATGATCATCGCCAGGATGCGGAACACGAGCCGCTCGAGGTGCTTCACGCCTCGAAGCACCGGGGCGCCCACGGGCCCCATGGCCTGCACGGCGAAGCCGACGAGCAGGGCGACGAGAAGCGTCTGCAGCACCTCTCCTTCGGTGAGAGCCGACAGCAGGGACGTGGGGATGGCGGCCAGGACGAAGTCGGCGGGGCCTTCACCGGCGCCGTCGCCTGCCTGTTCGCGGCCCGCTCTGCTCATCTCCTCGGTCACATGGAGGCCGGAGCCCGGCTCCATGAGGTTTCCGACGGTCAGGCCCAGGATGAGGGCGATCGTCGACATGACCAGGAAGTAGCCCAGAGCCAGGCCTCCGACCTTGCCGACCTTGGCGGCCTTGGTGACGGAGCCGACTCCGAGGACGATCGTGCAGAAGATCACCGGGCTGATCATCATCTGGATCAGGTTGATGAACCCGGTACCCAGGGGTTTCAGGGCAACCGCGGCGCCAGGTGCCGCCAGGCCCAGAGTGACACCGGCGATCACCGCGGCGAGTACCGCGAGATACAGGTAGTGCGTGCGGTCCCGGCGAGCCGGCGTGCGGCGTTTCGGTGTGGGGTTGGCGGCTGTCATGGTGACTCCTTTGTCTCCGCTGTGTTTTCGGATGCAGTGGACCGGCGAGCCGGACGGGATGTCGCGCACGTCGGTCGTCGTGGTGCCGCGGTGGGGTGGCGCGACAGCTCTGCCGGCGGTGCTGAGGAAGGGCGGTTGCCTCGGACTCGGCTGAGCCCCGGCAGCGGACGGCGCGGCAAGGTCGCTCGCTCGACTTCTTCTGGTTTTCCGGGATTTTGTGCAATCGGATGCACCGAGTAGGGGCGGGCGGAGGAGCGAAGGCGTCGCTGTTGGCCTCGCCTGCCGCCTTATGCGGAGGGATTGGCCGCTTCTACTGGAAGCCCCTCTAAGCAATCGATTGCATTGCGGTGCCGCCATGCTGGTAGCGTCCCGCAGGGCTGTCAACCCCTGCGGCACGACCTTTCGGGGCAGCGTCGCGCCGCGTGCCGCGACCTTGGGAGTGCACAACGCGAAGGCGCCGGCCATGCGGGCATGGCCGGCGCGAGCCGTGCGGCGTCCTCGTGTGCTGCCGGGAAGGCGCGCATCGGCTATCTGCGGGCGACTCCGTCGGCTGCGGCGGCGGCCGCCACGGCATCGGCGATGGCAGGGGCCACCCGCCCGTCGAACGGGCTGGGAATGATCTGCTGTTCAGTCAGTTCGTCCTCCACCACCGCTGACAGTGCCCGGGCGGCTGCCAGCTTCATGTTCTCGGTGATGCGAGTGGCGCGTACGCGCAGAGCGCCGGCGAAGACGCCGGGAAAGGCCAGAACGTTGTTGATCTGGTTGGGATAGTCCGAGCGCCCCGTGGCGACGACACTCGCGTACTTGTGCGCAATGTCGGGATGCACCTCAGGCGTTGGGTTGGCCATCGCGAAGACGAAGGCACCCTTGTTCATGGCTGCGACCGCTGCCTCAGGCACGGTACCGGCAGAAACACCGATGAAGACGTCGGCGTCGGCCAAGGCCTGTTCCAATGAACCGGTCAGGCCTGCCTTGTTGGTGAGGGCAGCCAGTTCCTGTTTGACGGCGGTCAGGTCGTCGCGTCCG
Coding sequences within:
- a CDS encoding cation:dicarboxylate symporter family transporter, which gives rise to MTAANPTPKRRTPARRDRTHYLYLAVLAAVIAGVTLGLAAPGAAVALKPLGTGFINLIQMMISPVIFCTIVLGVGSVTKAAKVGKVGGLALGYFLVMSTIALILGLTVGNLMEPGSGLHVTEEMSRAGREQAGDGAGEGPADFVLAAIPTSLLSALTEGEVLQTLLVALLVGFAVQAMGPVGAPVLRGVKHLERLVFRILAMIMWVAPVGVFGAMAAVVGATGLAALKSLALVILSFYATCAVFIIVLLGTLLRVVTGLSIFALLGYLGREFLLIMSTSNSETALPRLIAKMEHLGVSRPVVGITVPTGYSFNLDGTAIYLTLSSLFVAEATGRPLGLGQQISLLIFMIVASKGAAGVTGSGLATLASGLQAHRPDLVDGVGLIVGIDRFMSEARGLTNFAGNAVATLLIGHWTKEVDYQQVRAVLDGKLPFDESTLIDEVDTPTTPPGPPAQPAHAPARL